Proteins encoded in a region of the Triticum dicoccoides isolate Atlit2015 ecotype Zavitan chromosome 3A, WEW_v2.0, whole genome shotgun sequence genome:
- the LOC119271388 gene encoding non-specific lipid-transfer protein 1-like, with protein MGIQASRALAALLLAALAAATLRGASAVVQCGQVTQLMAPCMPYLSGAPGMTPYGICCNSLGVLNQLAASTADRVAACNCVKAAASGGFPAVDFSRAAALPAACGLAINFAVTPNMDCNQVTDEP; from the exons ATGGGCATCCAGGCGAGCCGCGCCCTCGCCGCGCTCCTCCTGGCGGCGCTGGCCGCCGCGACCCTGCGGGGAGCCTCGGCGGTGGTGCAGTGCGGCCAGGTGACCCAGCTGATGGCGCCCTGCATGCCGTACCTCAGCGGCGCCCCCGGGATGACGCCCTACGGCATCTGCTGCAACAGCCTCGGGGTGCTCAACCAACTCGCCGCCAGCACCGCCGACCGCGTGGCCGCCTGCAACTGCGTCAAGGCGGCCGCCAGCGGCGGGTTCCCGGCCGTTGACTTCAGCCGCGCCGCGGCGCTCCCCGCCGCCTGCGGGCTCGCCATCAACttcgccgtcacccccaacatggaCTGCAACCA GGTTACGGATGAACCCTGA